A part of Bifidobacteriaceae bacterium genomic DNA contains:
- a CDS encoding helix-turn-helix domain-containing protein — protein sequence MSARLTEPITYVRTGQAARILGVSRDTVVRLVANGTFSAYRPAGSHRYLSEREVSAYKAEKEQRSTFLRTMTEGAEASGVYDIDEALAA from the coding sequence ATGAGCGCGCGGCTGACGGAGCCAATCACTTACGTCCGGACCGGGCAAGCGGCGAGGATCCTAGGGGTCTCGAGGGACACCGTGGTGCGCTTGGTCGCCAACGGAACCTTTTCGGCGTATCGACCGGCCGGGTCGCACCGGTACCTGAGTGAGCGGGAAGTGTCGGCGTACAAAGCCGAGAAGGAGCAAAGATCGACTTTCTTGCGCACGATGACCGAGGGGGCGGAGGCGTCCGGTGTTTACGACATCGATGAGGCCCTGGCGGCATAG